In Hwangdonia lutea, a single window of DNA contains:
- the fabD gene encoding ACP S-malonyltransferase: protein MNAYIFPGQGAQFSGMGLDLYENSPLAQELFEQANDILGFNITDTMFEGTAEALKETKVTQPAIFLHSVILAKTLGDSFKPDMVAGHSLGEFSALVANGSLNFEDGLKLVSQRALAMQKACEIQPSTMAAVLGLEDEVVEKICASTDGIVVAANYNCPGQLVISGEIDAVNKACEAMKDAGARRALVLPVGGAFHSPLMEPAREELAAAIENTTFSKPNCPIYQNVTANAVINEADIKANLISQLTAPVRWTQSVQQMIADGATLFTEVGPGKVLQGLVKKINRASETASATFESNS from the coding sequence ATGAACGCATATATATTTCCAGGACAAGGCGCGCAATTTTCAGGCATGGGTTTAGACCTTTATGAGAACTCACCGTTAGCGCAAGAGTTATTTGAACAAGCCAATGATATTTTAGGCTTTAACATTACCGACACCATGTTTGAAGGTACTGCCGAAGCCCTTAAAGAAACCAAAGTAACGCAACCCGCCATATTTTTACACTCGGTAATTTTAGCCAAAACTTTAGGCGACAGTTTTAAACCTGATATGGTTGCAGGACACTCTTTGGGAGAATTTTCTGCTTTGGTTGCCAACGGCAGTTTAAATTTTGAAGATGGTTTAAAATTGGTATCGCAACGTGCTTTAGCCATGCAAAAAGCTTGTGAAATTCAACCCAGTACCATGGCTGCCGTTTTAGGTTTGGAAGACGAAGTTGTTGAAAAAATATGTGCTTCAACCGATGGTATTGTGGTGGCGGCAAACTACAACTGCCCAGGACAATTGGTAATTTCGGGTGAAATTGACGCTGTTAATAAAGCCTGTGAAGCAATGAAAGATGCCGGGGCACGACGTGCTTTGGTATTGCCTGTTGGCGGTGCTTTCCATTCGCCATTAATGGAACCTGCTCGTGAGGAATTGGCGGCAGCTATTGAAAACACAACCTTTAGCAAACCCAACTGCCCGATTTATCAAAACGTAACGGCAAATGCGGTTATAAATGAAGCTGACATAAAAGCAAATTTGATCTCTCAATTAACAGCGCCTGTACGTTGGACCCAATCTGTGCAGCAAATGATAGCCGATGGTGCAACTTTATTTACTGAAGTTGGTCCGGGTAAAGTTTTACAAGGTTTGGTAAAGAAAATTAATAGAGCATCTGAAACGGCCTCTGCAACTTTTGAAAGTAATAGCTAA
- a CDS encoding NAD(P)/FAD-dependent oxidoreductase, translating to MVKEIQLRITLKEEEQPDILVFKSALKLDIDKSDITGVKILRKSIDARKPKIFFNYKVAVYIKEAVPKNSEYIFNYKDVSKAKPIHIIGFGPAGMYAALRCIELGFKPIVLERGKNVQDRRRDLKAINQDHFVNEDSNYCFGEGGAGTYSDGKLYTRSLKRGDVRRIFENLVFHGATNQILVDAHPHIGTNKLPKVVQNIRENILKYGGEIYFQTRVVDFRIKNNKIQAIQLQNGDEMMANRVILATGHSARDIYYLLHKKQIALKAKSFAMGVRVEHPQHIIDRIQYHCLGERHELLPAASYGLVQQVNERGVYSFCMCPGGFIVPAATANGEVVVNGMSPSKRNNLYANSGIVVEINAEQDLRKYEQFGVLKGLEYQKNLERLAFTAGGRSQVAPAQRLTDFVEGRLSNTLNDTSYQPGLNPAPLHSLLPKLIGSRLRKGFEAFGQKMKGYYTEEANIVGVESRTSSPVNIPRKDNLEHIEIEGLFPCGEGGGYAGGIISAAMDGERCAEAAVVGL from the coding sequence ATGGTAAAAGAAATTCAACTTCGTATAACACTTAAAGAAGAAGAACAACCCGATATTTTAGTTTTTAAGTCCGCCCTAAAACTCGATATCGATAAAAGTGATATTACGGGTGTAAAAATTCTGAGAAAATCGATTGATGCCCGTAAACCTAAAATCTTTTTCAATTATAAAGTTGCGGTTTATATTAAAGAAGCTGTACCAAAAAACTCGGAATACATCTTTAATTATAAAGACGTTTCCAAAGCCAAACCCATTCATATTATTGGGTTTGGTCCCGCTGGCATGTACGCCGCCTTGCGCTGTATAGAACTCGGTTTTAAACCCATTGTTTTAGAGCGCGGAAAAAATGTGCAAGACCGCCGCAGGGATTTAAAAGCCATAAATCAAGATCATTTTGTAAACGAAGATTCCAATTATTGTTTTGGCGAAGGTGGCGCAGGTACGTATAGCGATGGTAAATTATACACCCGAAGCTTAAAACGTGGCGATGTGCGTCGCATTTTTGAAAATCTCGTTTTTCATGGCGCAACCAACCAGATTTTAGTCGATGCGCACCCGCATATTGGCACCAACAAATTGCCCAAAGTGGTACAGAATATTCGGGAAAACATTTTGAAATATGGTGGCGAGATTTATTTTCAAACTCGCGTGGTCGATTTCAGAATAAAAAACAACAAAATACAAGCTATTCAATTGCAGAATGGTGATGAAATGATGGCCAATCGTGTTATTTTAGCAACAGGTCATTCGGCCCGCGATATCTATTATTTACTTCATAAAAAGCAGATTGCTTTAAAAGCAAAGTCGTTTGCTATGGGTGTTCGGGTTGAGCATCCGCAACATATTATCGATCGTATTCAATACCACTGTTTGGGCGAACGCCACGAATTGCTTCCTGCGGCTTCTTACGGATTGGTGCAGCAGGTAAACGAACGCGGTGTGTATTCGTTTTGCATGTGTCCCGGCGGATTTATTGTGCCCGCGGCAACAGCAAACGGCGAGGTGGTTGTTAACGGCATGTCGCCTTCAAAACGCAATAATTTATATGCCAATTCGGGTATTGTGGTTGAAATTAATGCGGAACAAGATTTACGAAAATACGAGCAATTTGGGGTTTTAAAAGGATTGGAATATCAGAAGAATTTAGAGCGATTAGCTTTTACGGCTGGCGGACGAAGTCAGGTTGCACCCGCACAACGTTTAACCGATTTTGTTGAAGGACGCTTGTCGAATACCTTGAATGATACCTCGTATCAACCCGGACTGAACCCAGCACCATTACACTCGCTTTTACCAAAATTAATAGGCAGCAGATTGCGAAAAGGTTTTGAAGCTTTCGGACAAAAAATGAAAGGCTATTACACCGAAGAAGCCAATATTGTTGGTGTGGAATCTAGAACCTCATCGCCCGTAAATATCCCACGAAAAGACAATTTAGAACACATAGAAATTGAAGGTTTATTTCCCTGCGGCGAAGGTGGTGGTTATGCCGGCGGCATTATTTCGGCAGCTATGGATGGCGAACGTTGTGCTGAAGCTGCAGTTGTTGGATTGTAA
- a CDS encoding SusC/RagA family TonB-linked outer membrane protein: MKKKFSGLLTLLLAFVVQLSFAQEKTVSGTITDSSGLPLPGATVLIKGTTSGTSSDFDGNYSIKANQGATLVISFIGYTAKEVVVGESNTINVQLIDDATSLDEVVVTAFGIKRNAKDLGYAVSQVESEEILENSEPDLLRSLSGKVAGVNVNFSNGVAGASNQISIRGQTTIGGASQPLFIVDGIAYDNSQITTSSQTTGGGAYESGISSLDPNSIESVSVLKSAAAAALYGSRATNGVIVITTKSGASLSGSANNKLSINVSSGTYFEEIANLPEYQNKYGQGTQFNFNAGSNGSWGPAFDTLATIPVWNSWVTAFPDVYGPGLIETLPYVAQPNNVKDLFKTGIVLDNSITASSRNENGSFSVTLSDLQQQGYIPFNTYDRTSFSAGGNFKLPNKITVGGSLSYSDTQQVGGFFGNNQFAGSSASFARTLWLGRTWDLSIPYTNPLTGGSVIPNTGWDHPLWSWENDQVTTNSNRIVTNLSIGVPINDHISASFKVGYNKYDLERKEIRHPQSIASALTGGTITLDSATIEDLESTFLLNFDYTLTDDLDLSVITGFNTYQNSFTRDVNLGTTFISPDIYTLANTVTVSNQNSLFLPTSVGFLRKRNVGVFADVTLAYKDFLFLNGTGRNDWSSSLPVDNRSYFYPSASLSLIVTEALKLDSNVLTFAKLRGGWASVGNDAGAEFLSTTFALGIPFASIPVIGNRTGLGDQSITPEFTDEIEIGADLEFFKRRIALDFTWYKKTTTDLISPVSVPRSSGFTSFNTNIGEMTNTGVEIGLTLVPIQTENFKWNIFTTFTKNTNEVTELVEGLERIRLDGNQIAYAIKGQPFGVFFGTKHLRDNEGNYIIDQSTGWIFQDPVSDIIGDPTPDFKMGFINTFKYKNWSFRAQFDWREGGDIQSVSIGSLLGRGVTKDTEDRERTHIIPGFYGDVNGNYTLDNNGNRIPNTTQIDTNDLYFTGGGPSNTWGINSTDQGTVYDGTVYRLRELNLTYDVPSKWLEKTPFGKVSLSAFGNNLWYFAPNVPRYTNYDPEITSFGSSRVQGIENSSAPTSKRYGFKINLTF, from the coding sequence ATGAAAAAAAAGTTTAGTGGATTACTAACGCTATTACTGGCGTTTGTTGTGCAATTATCTTTTGCGCAAGAAAAAACAGTGTCTGGAACCATAACGGATAGTTCTGGTTTACCGCTTCCAGGGGCAACTGTTTTAATTAAAGGAACGACATCTGGCACCTCCTCAGACTTTGATGGTAATTATTCAATTAAAGCCAATCAAGGTGCTACTCTTGTAATCAGTTTTATTGGCTATACAGCCAAAGAGGTGGTTGTAGGGGAGTCAAACACAATTAATGTGCAGCTTATTGATGATGCCACATCTCTTGATGAAGTTGTGGTTACTGCTTTTGGTATTAAACGTAATGCCAAGGATTTAGGGTATGCTGTAAGTCAAGTAGAATCAGAAGAAATACTTGAAAATTCAGAGCCTGATTTGTTGCGCTCGCTATCAGGGAAAGTTGCAGGTGTGAATGTAAATTTTTCTAATGGTGTTGCAGGAGCTTCAAACCAAATTAGCATACGAGGGCAAACTACTATTGGTGGCGCAAGTCAGCCTTTATTTATTGTAGATGGCATAGCTTACGACAATTCTCAAATTACAACCTCTAGTCAAACTACTGGCGGTGGTGCTTACGAGTCTGGTATTTCTAGCTTAGACCCAAATAGTATTGAATCTGTATCGGTATTAAAAAGTGCCGCAGCGGCGGCTCTTTATGGTTCAAGAGCAACCAATGGCGTTATTGTTATTACTACCAAATCTGGAGCTTCTTTATCAGGAAGTGCTAATAACAAACTAAGTATTAATGTAAGTAGTGGTACTTATTTTGAAGAAATAGCCAACTTGCCAGAGTACCAAAATAAATACGGACAAGGCACACAATTTAATTTTAATGCAGGTTCCAATGGCTCTTGGGGTCCCGCTTTTGATACTTTAGCCACAATTCCAGTTTGGAATAGTTGGGTAACTGCTTTTCCGGATGTGTACGGTCCTGGCTTAATTGAAACACTGCCTTATGTGGCACAGCCAAATAATGTTAAGGATTTGTTTAAAACAGGTATTGTTTTAGATAATTCAATTACAGCATCTTCACGAAACGAAAACGGTAGTTTTAGTGTTACATTGTCCGACTTGCAACAACAGGGTTATATCCCTTTTAATACTTACGACAGAACTTCTTTTTCAGCCGGGGGCAACTTTAAGCTTCCCAACAAAATTACTGTTGGAGGCTCTTTAAGTTATTCTGATACCCAGCAAGTGGGAGGCTTTTTTGGTAATAATCAATTTGCTGGATCATCGGCTTCTTTTGCAAGAACGTTGTGGTTGGGGCGAACTTGGGATTTATCGATTCCTTATACCAATCCACTAACAGGAGGTTCTGTGATTCCAAATACAGGTTGGGATCATCCCTTGTGGTCTTGGGAAAACGATCAAGTAACAACAAATTCAAATAGAATTGTCACAAATTTAAGTATTGGTGTGCCCATTAACGATCATATTTCAGCGTCGTTTAAAGTGGGTTATAATAAATATGATTTGGAAAGAAAAGAAATTAGACACCCGCAATCTATAGCTTCAGCTTTAACAGGAGGAACAATTACTTTGGATTCTGCCACAATCGAAGATCTTGAATCTACTTTTTTATTGAACTTTGATTATACTTTGACAGATGATTTAGATCTATCAGTTATTACTGGATTTAACACCTATCAAAATTCTTTTACTCGCGATGTAAATTTAGGAACCACTTTTATTTCACCAGACATATATACTTTAGCAAACACCGTAACGGTTTCAAATCAAAACAGTTTATTTCTTCCTACTAGTGTTGGGTTTTTAAGAAAACGTAATGTGGGTGTATTTGCAGATGTAACGCTAGCTTACAAAGATTTTTTATTTTTAAACGGAACGGGTAGAAACGATTGGTCTTCTTCCTTACCAGTTGATAATCGGTCGTACTTTTATCCTTCAGCAAGTTTGTCCTTAATTGTTACCGAAGCACTTAAATTAGACAGCAACGTACTCACTTTTGCGAAACTTAGAGGTGGTTGGGCGTCAGTTGGTAACGATGCAGGCGCAGAGTTTTTAAGCACCACATTTGCCTTAGGAATTCCCTTTGCATCCATTCCCGTTATTGGAAATAGAACAGGTTTGGGCGACCAATCCATTACACCGGAATTCACAGATGAAATTGAAATTGGTGCAGATTTAGAGTTTTTTAAAAGACGTATTGCACTTGATTTTACATGGTATAAAAAAACAACTACCGATTTAATTTCACCTGTTTCCGTTCCAAGGTCTAGCGGTTTTACATCCTTTAATACCAATATAGGAGAAATGACAAACACCGGCGTGGAAATTGGCTTAACATTAGTGCCCATTCAAACCGAAAATTTTAAATGGAACATATTCACCACATTTACTAAAAACACCAATGAGGTTACCGAGTTGGTTGAAGGTCTTGAAAGAATTAGGTTGGATGGAAACCAGATAGCTTACGCTATTAAAGGACAGCCATTTGGTGTGTTTTTTGGTACCAAACACCTAAGGGATAATGAAGGTAATTATATTATCGATCAATCTACCGGATGGATATTCCAAGACCCAGTGAGTGATATAATTGGCGACCCAACGCCAGATTTTAAAATGGGATTTATCAATACGTTTAAATATAAAAACTGGTCTTTCAGAGCTCAATTTGATTGGAGAGAAGGTGGCGATATTCAATCTGTAAGTATTGGGTCTCTCTTAGGGCGAGGGGTTACCAAAGACACAGAAGATAGAGAACGTACTCATATTATACCTGGGTTTTATGGCGATGTAAACGGAAATTATACCTTGGATAATAATGGAAATCGAATCCCAAATACAACACAAATTGACACAAACGATTTGTACTTTACAGGAGGAGGGCCCAGTAATACATGGGGCATAAATTCCACTGATCAAGGAACCGTGTACGACGGTACAGTGTATCGTTTACGAGAATTAAACTTAACCTACGATGTGCCATCAAAATGGTTAGAAAAAACGCCTTTTGGTAAAGTGTCTTTAAGTGCTTTTGGCAACAACTTATGGTATTTTGCACCAAATGTTCCAAGATACACCAATTACGATCCAGAAATAACATCTTTCGGTTCAAGTAGGGTTCAGGGTATTGAAAACTCTTCAGCGCCAACGTCTAAACGTTATGGATTTAAAATTAACCTAACTTTTTAA
- the lspA gene encoding signal peptidase II: MKLSRRSIFIFSVIAITIAIDQISKIWVRAQVVAGSQSEIIGDCFTLHNVENKGAFLGMGSELNDTLRIILLLILPIVVLALVLRYIFKEKALDNWSLFAFSSIIGGGIANVYDRIVYGSVTDFWHIDLGGVFRTGIFNLADLSVTTGMIILVIASFRKKKAV; encoded by the coding sequence ATGAAATTATCCAGACGCTCCATTTTTATTTTTTCTGTAATCGCTATTACCATTGCTATAGACCAGATTTCCAAAATTTGGGTTAGGGCACAAGTCGTTGCCGGTAGCCAATCTGAAATTATTGGTGATTGCTTCACCCTGCACAATGTTGAAAACAAAGGGGCTTTTTTAGGCATGGGTAGCGAGTTGAATGATACACTTAGAATTATTCTGCTACTTATTCTACCCATTGTTGTTTTGGCCTTGGTACTGCGCTATATTTTTAAAGAAAAAGCATTGGACAACTGGTCGCTTTTTGCTTTTTCAAGTATTATAGGAGGCGGAATTGCCAATGTATACGACCGCATTGTTTACGGCTCGGTTACCGATTTTTGGCACATTGATTTAGGTGGTGTATTTAGAACCGGTATTTTTAATTTGGCAGATTTATCGGTTACCACAGGCATGATTATTTTGGTAATTGCTAGTTTTAGGAAGAAGAAAGCTGTTTGA
- a CDS encoding SusD/RagB family nutrient-binding outer membrane lipoprotein, protein MKNIKFKRYHILPIFIVVISLFGCDKYLDVDTDTDNPTVAPMNQLLPNIQITTALIADWNNFSGEVLGTQTHQGVSRSSQDQYGTQANNIPLNNDWNNVYLALTDLETLISQAETDGATVYKGIGQLLKAYMMSVAVDLWGDVPYSEATLLIQGVVSPSFDDSETIYQDIFNLIDEAKVNLNNPSGLLPGADDFYYAGSTSKWIKFANTFKLKLLNQIRLSSSALFSQSELDALVSENNFFTSNADDFQFMHTATVSPQDERNQLFQAAYGGAQVDHYVSPWFYEILMGMNPNIHTGNQDPRIPYYWANQLQPGQFPRDQADPISGDPRADYWDSSTGFFTIRFGSVGPWRDGAVANDATFPGIFPCGGRYDDGQGFARVVGSGTGVAPRRILTYDEFLYIQAELMQVGLINGDAATKLTEAMTASFAKVDQVVAGTGTTQTVPVLSGTTAVSDFIANIDAEFTAASAEKQLEIIMTQKWVATYGDQMDQYNDYRRTGYPVLANPNGTNEYQLDNGDGYPLLDTDTTLNNPYNRTFFWPENELNLNQNAPEQKTIATYRVFWDN, encoded by the coding sequence ATGAAAAACATAAAATTTAAAAGGTATCATATTTTACCAATATTTATCGTTGTTATATCACTCTTTGGATGTGACAAATATTTAGATGTAGATACAGATACAGATAACCCAACGGTTGCACCTATGAATCAGTTGCTGCCCAATATACAAATTACAACGGCACTAATAGCTGATTGGAATAACTTTAGTGGCGAAGTCCTAGGGACGCAAACCCATCAAGGTGTTTCAAGAAGCAGTCAAGATCAATATGGTACCCAAGCAAACAATATCCCTTTAAATAACGATTGGAACAATGTGTATTTAGCATTAACAGATTTAGAAACATTAATCTCTCAAGCAGAGACTGATGGTGCAACGGTATATAAAGGTATTGGGCAATTGCTTAAGGCGTATATGATGTCTGTTGCAGTCGATTTGTGGGGCGATGTGCCATATTCTGAGGCCACATTGTTAATACAAGGCGTTGTGAGTCCTTCTTTTGATGATTCAGAAACTATTTACCAAGATATTTTTAATTTAATTGATGAGGCCAAAGTAAACTTGAATAACCCCAGCGGCTTACTTCCGGGAGCCGATGACTTTTATTATGCCGGTTCTACAAGTAAGTGGATTAAGTTTGCCAATACGTTTAAATTGAAATTACTTAATCAAATACGGCTATCATCTTCAGCATTATTTAGTCAATCCGAATTAGATGCATTGGTGTCAGAAAATAATTTTTTCACATCAAATGCAGATGACTTTCAATTTATGCATACCGCAACGGTTTCACCGCAAGACGAACGCAATCAATTATTTCAAGCCGCTTACGGGGGTGCTCAAGTAGATCATTATGTAAGCCCGTGGTTTTATGAAATTTTAATGGGCATGAACCCCAATATCCACACAGGAAACCAAGACCCTAGAATACCCTATTATTGGGCAAATCAATTACAACCTGGGCAATTCCCCAGAGATCAGGCAGATCCTATTTCTGGCGACCCTAGGGCAGATTATTGGGACTCCTCAACAGGATTTTTCACCATACGATTTGGCAGCGTAGGCCCATGGCGAGATGGTGCTGTAGCTAACGATGCTACGTTTCCAGGTATTTTCCCTTGTGGCGGAAGATATGATGACGGACAAGGGTTTGCAAGAGTCGTAGGAAGTGGTACAGGAGTGGCGCCAAGAAGAATCCTGACTTATGATGAGTTTTTGTACATCCAAGCGGAACTTATGCAAGTAGGTTTAATCAATGGTGATGCTGCAACAAAATTAACCGAAGCTATGACGGCAAGTTTTGCTAAGGTAGATCAGGTTGTAGCTGGTACGGGCACAACTCAAACTGTGCCAGTATTATCCGGTACAACTGCTGTTTCTGATTTTATTGCAAATATAGACGCAGAATTTACGGCAGCAAGCGCAGAAAAACAATTGGAAATTATTATGACCCAAAAATGGGTGGCCACTTATGGCGACCAAATGGATCAGTATAATGATTACAGAAGAACTGGTTATCCTGTTTTAGCAAATCCGAATGGAACAAATGAATATCAGTTAGACAATGGCGATGGCTATCCTTTACTAGATACCGATACCACATTGAATAACCCATATAATAGAACATTTTTCTGGCCAGAAAACGAGTTAAACCTTAATCAGAATGCTCCAGAACAAAAAACTATAGCGACTTACAGAGTGTTTTGGGATAATTAA